Proteins encoded by one window of Hylaeus volcanicus isolate JK05 chromosome 7, UHH_iyHylVolc1.0_haploid, whole genome shotgun sequence:
- the LOC128879362 gene encoding 40S ribosomal protein S5, with the protein MADMETFDEGVVPTTTTLPVTLSAELPEIKLFGRWNCDDVQVNDMSLQDYIAVKEKNAKYLPHSAGRYAAKRFRKAQCPIVERLTNSLMMHGRNNGKKLMAVRIVKHAFEIIHLLTGDNPLQVLVTAIINSGPREDSTRIGRAGTVRRQAVDVSPLRRVNQAIWLLCTGAREAAFRNIKTIAECLADELINAAKGSSNSYAIKKKDELERVAKSNR; encoded by the exons ATGGCTGACATGGAAACGTTCGATGAAGGAGTGGTACCCACCACGACTACTTTACCCGTGACATTATCCGCTGAATTACCAGAAATCAAGCTGTTTGGTCGTTGGAACTGCGACGATGTGCAGGTCAATGATATGTCGCTGCAAGATTACATAGCCGTTAAAGAAAAGAACGCAAAGTATCTTCCACATTCTGCTGGACGTTACGCGGCAAAACGATTTCGAAAAGCTCAGTGCCCTATAGTGGAGCGTCTTACGAATTCGTTAATGATGCACGGTAGAAACAATGGCAAAAAGCTAATGGCAGTTCGAATTGTGAAGCATGCCTTTGAAATCATCCACCTCCTTACAGGCGACAATCCTTTGCAG GTTCTTGTGACGGCTATCATTAACTCGGGACCTAGGGAAGACTCCACGCGTATCGGTCGTGCTGGTACAGTCAGAAGACAAGCGGTCGATGTATCGCCATTACGACGTGTAAATCAAGCTATCTGGTTACTGTGTACCGGTGCTAGGGAAGCTGCATTCcgtaatattaaaacaattgcTGAATGTTTAGCCGATGAACTCATAAACGCTGCCAAAGGCTCGTCAAATTCGTACGCGATCAAAAAGAAGGATGAACTCGAGCGAGTCGCTAAATCTAACCGATAA
- the LOC128879365 gene encoding NADH dehydrogenase [ubiquinone] 1 alpha subcomplex subunit 5: MAKVLKKTTGLTGLAVSEQPHRELAKVYKKIMTVLVTIPAQSAYRKHTEKLIKERSAIVNENSDVATIEKKIGCGQVEEIIQQAKNELNLAEKMVNWKPWESLIEEPPKHQWTWPPYK, translated from the exons ATGgcgaaagtattaaaaaag ACGACAGGTTTAACAGGTCTCGCTGTATCGGAACAGCCTCATCGCGAACTTGCTAAggtgtacaaaaaaattatgactGTTTTGGTAACCATTCCAGCACAATCTGCTTACAGGAAACACACTGAAAAACTTATCAAAGAGCGAAGTGCTATCGTAAACGAG AATTCAGATGTAGCTACCATAGAAAAAAAGATAGGTTGCGGCCAAGTGGAAGAGATTATACAACAAGCAAAGAATGAATTAAATCTAGCGGAGAAGATGGTAAATTGGAAACCATGGGAAAGTTTGATAGAAGAACCTCCAAAGCACCAATGGACCTGGCCTCCTTACAAATAG